A genome region from Euphorbia lathyris chromosome 4, ddEupLath1.1, whole genome shotgun sequence includes the following:
- the LOC136227309 gene encoding arabinogalactan protein 23-like has product MQAFTFRLQGINKLQIDSAEDFLINISTVSISSIMEMKKIACAVLFAAASASAVMAQEAPAPAPAASAASISLPAVGSLIGASLAPLAALYLQ; this is encoded by the coding sequence ATGCAGGCATTTACATTCAGGCTGCAAGGAATTAATAAACTCCAGATTGATTCGGCTGaagattttttaataaatatctCCACCGTATCGATCTCATCAATAATGGAAATGAAGAAGATTGCATGCGCCGTCCTCTTCGCCGCTGCCTCCGCCAGTGCAGTGATGGCCCAGGAGGCTCCTGCACCTGCCCCTGCAGCAAGTGCTGCCTCCATTAGCTTGCCGGCCGTCGGATCTTTGATCGGTGCCTCCCTTGCCCCGCTCGCTGCCCTCTATCTTCAATAG